The Anolis carolinensis isolate JA03-04 chromosome 1, rAnoCar3.1.pri, whole genome shotgun sequence genome window below encodes:
- the LOC100561707 gene encoding cytochrome P450 2C5 — protein sequence MEPLGMSTVLLVVCISCLLLSAVWKRGAQRKGKMPPGPTPLPLIGNVLQLKGKSLDQALCKISEEYGPVFTLYLGMNPAVVLYGYEAIKEALIDHGNDFADRAKAPLIEKMGDGKVPGIVFSNGETWKQIRRFTLTTLRNFGMGKKSIEERIQEETQYLLEQFHEKKGQPFDPQNLFGCATANVICSVVFGKRYEYNDKRFQTLITVTVENNELFNSGWGQLYNTFPVLMEWIPGPYQRMIQRSDKCNKIVLEEAKEHRATLDPNSPRDFIDCFFIRMDQEKHNEASEFTMESMVNCCLELFGAGTETTSTTLRYGFLILQKYQEIEEKVQEEIDRVVGRSRMPSMADRGQMPYTDAVIHEIQRFISLSPISVPRSVVSDTPLRGYVIPKGTTILPVLTSVLHDGKEFPNPTKFDPGHFLNPDGTFRKSNYFMPFSAGKRMCAGEGLARMELFLFFTSILQNFKLKPLTDPKDIDLSPMKGNMNNVPHPYKFCVIPR from the exons ATGGAGCCCTTGGGGATGTCCACCGTCCTCCTGGTCGTCTGCATCTCCTGCCTTCTTCTTTCTGCCGTCTGGAAAAGGGGGGCCCAGAGGAAGGGCAAGATGCCCCCCGGCCCCACTCCGCTGCCCCTCATTGGGAACGTCCTGCAGCTGAAGGGCAAGTCCTTGGACCAGGCGCTCTGCAAG ATAAGTGAGGAGTATGGCCCTGTGTTTACACTTTATTTGGGGATGAATCCTGCCGTGGTGCTATATGGCTATGAGGCCATTAAAGAAGCATTGATTGACCATGGCAACGATTTTGCTGACAGGGCAAAAGCACCATTGATAGAAAAAATGGGTGACGGGAAAG TTCCAGGAATCGTATTCAGCAACGGGGAGACCTGGAAGCAGATCCGGCGTTTTACCTTGACCACCCTCCGCAACTTTGGGATGGGGAAGAAGAGCATTGAGGAGAGAATCCAGGAAGAAACCCAGTatctcctggaacaattccatgaGAAAAAAG GGCAACCCTTTGACCCACAAAACCTCTTCGGCTGTGCTACCGCCAATGTCATCTGCTCTGTTGTCTTTGGGAAGCGCTACGAATACAATGACAAGAGGTTTCAAACCCTGATAACTGTAACAGTTGAAAACAATGAGCTTTTTAACTCTGGTTGGGGACAG CTCTACAATACCTTCCCTGTTCTGATGGAATGGATCCCAGGACCCTATCAGCGCATGATACAACGCTCTGACAAATGCAACAAAATTGTTTTAGAGGAAGCCAAGGAACACAGGGCTACTTTGGACCCCAACTCACCTCGAGATTTCATTGATTGCTTCTTTATCAGAATGGATCAG GAGAAGCACAATGAGGCCTCTGAGTTCACCATGGAGAGCATGGTCAACTGCTGCCTGGAATTGTTTGGTGCAGGAACCGAAACAACCAGCACTACGCTCCGATACGGGTTCTTGATCCTCCAGAAGTACCAAGAGATAGAAG AGAAAGTGCAAGAAGAGATTGACCGGGTGGTTGGCCGCTCTCGAATGCCCAGCATGGCTGACCGTGGACAGATGCCTTATACGGATGCCGTCATCCACGAGATCCAGAGATTCATCTCTCTTTCTCCAATATCCGTCCCCCGTTCCGTGGTCAGTGACACGCCATTAAGAGGATACGTCATCCCAAAA GGTACCACCATCTTGCCTGTTCTGACCTCGGTGCTGCATGACGGCAAGGAATTTCCCAACCCAACAAAGTTTGACCCAGGACATTTCCTGAACCCGGATGGGACCTTCAGGAAGAGCAACTACTTCATGCCCTTCTCGGCAG GCAAACGGATGTGCGCAGGAGAAGGCCTGGCCCGCATGGAGCTCTTCTTGTTCTTCACTTCTATCCTCCAGAACTTCAAGCTGAAGCCCCTCACGGATCCCAAGGACATTGACCTCTCACCCATGAAAGGGAACATGAACAACGTCCCTCATCCCTACAAGTTTTGCGTTATCCCTCGCTGA